In Rhinopithecus roxellana isolate Shanxi Qingling chromosome 16, ASM756505v1, whole genome shotgun sequence, a single genomic region encodes these proteins:
- the FAM219A gene encoding protein FAM219A isoform X3: MMEEIDRFQDPTAASISDGDCDAREGESVAMNYKPSPLQVKLGKEGNYSSLQEPETLGGISEAKDVPEKQRELARKGSLKNGSMGSPVNQQPKKNNVMARTRLVVPNKGYSSLDQSPDEKPLVALDTDSDDDFDMSRYSSSGYSSAEQINQDLNIQLLKDGYRLDEIPDDEDLDLIPPKSVNPTCMCCQATSSTACHIQ, encoded by the exons GACCCAACCGCCGCCTCCATCTCAGACGGAGACTGTGACGCCCGGGAGGGTGAGTCAGTAGCCATGAATTACAAACCATCCCCGCTCCAAGTGAAGCTGG GCAAAGAGGGCAATTACAGTTCTCTACAGGAGCCTGAAACTCTAGGAGGCATCTCTGAAGCCAAGGACGTTCCAG AGAAGCAGCGGGAACTGGCCCGGAAGGGCTCCCTGAAGAATGGCAGCATGGGTAGCCCTGTCAACCAGCAACCCAAGAAGAACAATGTCATGGCCCGAACAAG gctggttgTCCCCAATAAAGGGTACTCCTCGCTTGACCAGAGCCCTGATGAGAAGCCACTGGTAGCCCTTGACACGGACAG CGATGATGACTTTGATATGTCTAGATACTCCTCCTCCGGCTACTCCTCTGCTGAG CAGATCAACCAAGATTTGAACATCCAGCTGCTGAAGGATGGCTATCGGTTAGATGAGATCCCCGACGACGAGGACCTAGATCTCATCCCCCCCAAGTCCGTGAACCCCACCTGCATGTGCTGCCAGGCCACGTCCTCCACCGCCTGCCACATTCAGTAG
- the FAM219A gene encoding protein FAM219A isoform X2, whose translation MMEEIDRFQVPTAHSEMQPLDPTAASISDGDCDAREGESVAMNYKPSPLQVKLGKEGNYSSLQEPETLGGISEAKDVPEKQRELARKGSLKNGSMGSPVNQQPKKNNVMARTRLVVPNKGYSSLDQSPDEKPLVALDTDSDDDFDMSRYSSSGYSSAEINQDLNIQLLKDGYRLDEIPDDEDLDLIPPKSVNPTCMCCQATSSTACHIQ comes from the exons GACCCAACCGCCGCCTCCATCTCAGACGGAGACTGTGACGCCCGGGAGGGTGAGTCAGTAGCCATGAATTACAAACCATCCCCGCTCCAAGTGAAGCTGG GCAAAGAGGGCAATTACAGTTCTCTACAGGAGCCTGAAACTCTAGGAGGCATCTCTGAAGCCAAGGACGTTCCAG AGAAGCAGCGGGAACTGGCCCGGAAGGGCTCCCTGAAGAATGGCAGCATGGGTAGCCCTGTCAACCAGCAACCCAAGAAGAACAATGTCATGGCCCGAACAAG gctggttgTCCCCAATAAAGGGTACTCCTCGCTTGACCAGAGCCCTGATGAGAAGCCACTGGTAGCCCTTGACACGGACAG CGATGATGACTTTGATATGTCTAGATACTCCTCCTCCGGCTACTCCTCTGCTGAG ATCAACCAAGATTTGAACATCCAGCTGCTGAAGGATGGCTATCGGTTAGATGAGATCCCCGACGACGAGGACCTAGATCTCATCCCCCCCAAGTCCGTGAACCCCACCTGCATGTGCTGCCAGGCCACGTCCTCCACCGCCTGCCACATTCAGTAG
- the FAM219A gene encoding protein FAM219A isoform X7: MMEEIDRFQDPTAASISDGDCDAREGESVAMNYKPSPLQVKLEKQRELARKGSLKNGSMGSPVNQQPKKNNVMARTRLVVPNKGYSSLDQSPDEKPLVALDTDSDDDFDMSRYSSSGYSSAEINQDLNIQLLKDGYRLDEIPDDEDLDLIPPKSVNPTCMCCQATSSTACHIQ, from the exons GACCCAACCGCCGCCTCCATCTCAGACGGAGACTGTGACGCCCGGGAGGGTGAGTCAGTAGCCATGAATTACAAACCATCCCCGCTCCAAGTGAAGCTGG AGAAGCAGCGGGAACTGGCCCGGAAGGGCTCCCTGAAGAATGGCAGCATGGGTAGCCCTGTCAACCAGCAACCCAAGAAGAACAATGTCATGGCCCGAACAAG gctggttgTCCCCAATAAAGGGTACTCCTCGCTTGACCAGAGCCCTGATGAGAAGCCACTGGTAGCCCTTGACACGGACAG CGATGATGACTTTGATATGTCTAGATACTCCTCCTCCGGCTACTCCTCTGCTGAG ATCAACCAAGATTTGAACATCCAGCTGCTGAAGGATGGCTATCGGTTAGATGAGATCCCCGACGACGAGGACCTAGATCTCATCCCCCCCAAGTCCGTGAACCCCACCTGCATGTGCTGCCAGGCCACGTCCTCCACCGCCTGCCACATTCAGTAG
- the FAM219A gene encoding protein FAM219A isoform X1, which translates to MMEEIDRFQVPTAHSEMQPLDPTAASISDGDCDAREGESVAMNYKPSPLQVKLGKEGNYSSLQEPETLGGISEAKDVPEKQRELARKGSLKNGSMGSPVNQQPKKNNVMARTRLVVPNKGYSSLDQSPDEKPLVALDTDSDDDFDMSRYSSSGYSSAEQINQDLNIQLLKDGYRLDEIPDDEDLDLIPPKSVNPTCMCCQATSSTACHIQ; encoded by the exons GACCCAACCGCCGCCTCCATCTCAGACGGAGACTGTGACGCCCGGGAGGGTGAGTCAGTAGCCATGAATTACAAACCATCCCCGCTCCAAGTGAAGCTGG GCAAAGAGGGCAATTACAGTTCTCTACAGGAGCCTGAAACTCTAGGAGGCATCTCTGAAGCCAAGGACGTTCCAG AGAAGCAGCGGGAACTGGCCCGGAAGGGCTCCCTGAAGAATGGCAGCATGGGTAGCCCTGTCAACCAGCAACCCAAGAAGAACAATGTCATGGCCCGAACAAG gctggttgTCCCCAATAAAGGGTACTCCTCGCTTGACCAGAGCCCTGATGAGAAGCCACTGGTAGCCCTTGACACGGACAG CGATGATGACTTTGATATGTCTAGATACTCCTCCTCCGGCTACTCCTCTGCTGAG CAGATCAACCAAGATTTGAACATCCAGCTGCTGAAGGATGGCTATCGGTTAGATGAGATCCCCGACGACGAGGACCTAGATCTCATCCCCCCCAAGTCCGTGAACCCCACCTGCATGTGCTGCCAGGCCACGTCCTCCACCGCCTGCCACATTCAGTAG
- the FAM219A gene encoding protein FAM219A isoform X6 produces the protein MMEEIDRFQDPTAASISDGDCDAREGESVAMNYKPSPLQVKLEKQRELARKGSLKNGSMGSPVNQQPKKNNVMARTRLVVPNKGYSSLDQSPDEKPLVALDTDSDDDFDMSRYSSSGYSSAEQINQDLNIQLLKDGYRLDEIPDDEDLDLIPPKSVNPTCMCCQATSSTACHIQ, from the exons GACCCAACCGCCGCCTCCATCTCAGACGGAGACTGTGACGCCCGGGAGGGTGAGTCAGTAGCCATGAATTACAAACCATCCCCGCTCCAAGTGAAGCTGG AGAAGCAGCGGGAACTGGCCCGGAAGGGCTCCCTGAAGAATGGCAGCATGGGTAGCCCTGTCAACCAGCAACCCAAGAAGAACAATGTCATGGCCCGAACAAG gctggttgTCCCCAATAAAGGGTACTCCTCGCTTGACCAGAGCCCTGATGAGAAGCCACTGGTAGCCCTTGACACGGACAG CGATGATGACTTTGATATGTCTAGATACTCCTCCTCCGGCTACTCCTCTGCTGAG CAGATCAACCAAGATTTGAACATCCAGCTGCTGAAGGATGGCTATCGGTTAGATGAGATCCCCGACGACGAGGACCTAGATCTCATCCCCCCCAAGTCCGTGAACCCCACCTGCATGTGCTGCCAGGCCACGTCCTCCACCGCCTGCCACATTCAGTAG
- the FAM219A gene encoding protein FAM219A isoform X10, giving the protein MMEEIDRFQDPTAASISDGDCDAREEKQRELARKGSLKNGSMGSPVNQQPKKNNVMARTRLVVPNKGYSSLDQSPDEKPLVALDTDSDDDFDMSRYSSSGYSSAEQINQDLNIQLLKDGYRLDEIPDDEDLDLIPPKSVNPTCMCCQATSSTACHIQ; this is encoded by the exons GACCCAACCGCCGCCTCCATCTCAGACGGAGACTGTGACGCCCGGGAGG AGAAGCAGCGGGAACTGGCCCGGAAGGGCTCCCTGAAGAATGGCAGCATGGGTAGCCCTGTCAACCAGCAACCCAAGAAGAACAATGTCATGGCCCGAACAAG gctggttgTCCCCAATAAAGGGTACTCCTCGCTTGACCAGAGCCCTGATGAGAAGCCACTGGTAGCCCTTGACACGGACAG CGATGATGACTTTGATATGTCTAGATACTCCTCCTCCGGCTACTCCTCTGCTGAG CAGATCAACCAAGATTTGAACATCCAGCTGCTGAAGGATGGCTATCGGTTAGATGAGATCCCCGACGACGAGGACCTAGATCTCATCCCCCCCAAGTCCGTGAACCCCACCTGCATGTGCTGCCAGGCCACGTCCTCCACCGCCTGCCACATTCAGTAG
- the FAM219A gene encoding protein FAM219A isoform X11 gives MMEEIDRFQDPTAASISDGDCDAREEKQRELARKGSLKNGSMGSPVNQQPKKNNVMARTRLVVPNKGYSSLDQSPDEKPLVALDTDSDDDFDMSRYSSSGYSSAEINQDLNIQLLKDGYRLDEIPDDEDLDLIPPKSVNPTCMCCQATSSTACHIQ, from the exons GACCCAACCGCCGCCTCCATCTCAGACGGAGACTGTGACGCCCGGGAGG AGAAGCAGCGGGAACTGGCCCGGAAGGGCTCCCTGAAGAATGGCAGCATGGGTAGCCCTGTCAACCAGCAACCCAAGAAGAACAATGTCATGGCCCGAACAAG gctggttgTCCCCAATAAAGGGTACTCCTCGCTTGACCAGAGCCCTGATGAGAAGCCACTGGTAGCCCTTGACACGGACAG CGATGATGACTTTGATATGTCTAGATACTCCTCCTCCGGCTACTCCTCTGCTGAG ATCAACCAAGATTTGAACATCCAGCTGCTGAAGGATGGCTATCGGTTAGATGAGATCCCCGACGACGAGGACCTAGATCTCATCCCCCCCAAGTCCGTGAACCCCACCTGCATGTGCTGCCAGGCCACGTCCTCCACCGCCTGCCACATTCAGTAG